The sequence GTGGATGGGACCTTACAGGCCAACTGCAGAGACACTGCAGGCTGGGTCCCAGACCACCGCAGTAAAGCAAACCATAACCTTTTTGCTGCTGAGGGTCTGGCCTGCAACTTGTAAAAACTGCGTCATCTGTGAAACCCAGTAAAGTGAGGTCTGCCTGCATCTGGAActaggtctttgcagatgtaatcaagggAAGGCTCTGAGGTGAGGTCATCCTacattatccaggtgggccccaaatcaatgacaagtgtcctttgGGGAGACACAGACATAGGGAGGAGGCCATGTGAAGGCGGAGGCAGACCCGGGTGCTGCCGGGTGCTGTGGCCAGAAGCCCAGTAACACTGGAGCCCCCagcagctgggagaggcaggaaggattctcccctggGGCCTCAGGAGGGAGCGCTACCCTGCCACACGGGGATCTCAGACTCTCCCCAGAACTGGGAGAGCattgatttctgttgttttaagctggcCAGCATGTAGAACCTCTGCAAAATGAATAGCATGTGCCCTTTTAAAACATCGAAATGCAACAGGACTCGCACAcgtggctggtgggaatgtgagcGGATGCAATGCTTTACAAAAGTGGCGGTACCTATGAAGTTAGTGTAATGTCCTACGCCAGTTATGCCGCAATTAAGAGAAAGTTTGGCGGTTTCTCCAACAGTTAAACAGATGCCTCCCTATGAGCTGGCCCTCCAAATCCCGGCACCCACCCAAGAAAAACGAAGACACACGTCCACACAACGACTGGTCACGATGGCTCATCGCGGCTccatttgtaatagaaaaaaacctggaagcaaccggAATGTCCTCTGACACATGACTAAACACACAGGTCCACACACTACATGGAATGCGACTGCACCAGAAGGAACAAACCACTGGCACGCAATGGCTGGGTGCCTCCCAGGGTAGTTACATTCTGGGGAGAAGCCAGACGCCAAAGgttccctttacagaaaagtctAGAAAACACAGACTAACTGACAATAGACTAACTGACACAGACTAACTGACAATAGAGGGCAGATGAGTGGTGGTTagggctgggaggggtgggggaagtgtGCCGTCATCTCAGTGGTGGTACTGGTTTCACGGGCATGCACCTGTCCGAATGCCAAGTTGTATGTTTTAAATACGTGTATTTTTGTATGTCAAATATACCTCACTGAAGTTGTAGAAGTTTAAAAAGCATTCATGGACAGATGACTGACAACACAATGTGTGGCCCATCCACACAGGAGTGTTATTCAGccgtgaaaaggagggaggcgctgacactcgccacaacgtggatggaccctGAACACACGGTGCTCctgagagaagccggacacacaaggccacacagtgtgggaTTCCACTTAcgggaaatgtccagaacaggcacatccacagacaggaagtgggttCATGATTgtcgggctgggggagggggtgggagtgactgctgatggggACAGGGCTTCTTTTAGGAGaaatgagaatgttctggaactacACTGAGCTCCTTGCAAATGCACTCAATGCCACtgcattgtacattttaaaatggcttgCTGTCCACCTTCTCCTCTGGTCATAGAATCCTAGTTATTCCCTTTTGGGaatcccctcctcccccagtttCAGCCCATGTCCTCATATGAGAGGGGCTGACTCTGCCGTTTCCACAGCAGGCTAACAAGGACCAGCCTTGGGACATGTTCTGTGATTACTGGGAAAGAAGTACCATCTTCCTATAAGGACTGGTGGAATGTCAACACAGTTTCCAGTTGATGCTGAACAGAGAGGGAGGGtgacacagaagaaagaagagctAATTGATGGAGAGCGATTTGTAATGATACTGCTAGactcctggatccagccatgcctgaagctaTCCAACATGCCATAAAACGTCCTTTTTATCGCTTATGCcgttttttttaatcacttgaaACGAAGAGCACTCCGCCCTGTGAGATAAAGTACATTATGCAGAAATGAGTGGTGGAGGCAGGGCTTCAGGAACTGCTGGATCCAGGACCTGCAGCCCCAGGCCTCCATGCCCACCTCTGCTCTTCTTTTCAGGACGCTTTATtctgtctttctcctcctctctcatAATCTTTGTAACAGCCACTACGTCCCCCTTTTTAAGTTTCCATCAACGTCAGGCTTTTTCAGGACCTCTCTGATACTAAGCTCAAAAACTCCCGGATAACTGGAAAGACCAAGAAACCAGATCACagtcactactgtgtttccccgaaaataagacctagccggacaattagctctaatccatcttttggagcaaaaattaacgtaagacccggtcttatagtaaaataagtaaaatatagtaaaatatagtaaatatagtaaaataagaccgggtcttacgttaatttttgctccaaaagacgcattagagctgattgtccggctagatcttattttcggggaaacaaggtacatACTATTGCTGGCTCCCACCCCCAGTTCGGGGCCAGGGGCAGATCAGAACCCACAGCCCCTGCGAGCTGAGTGTTGAAGGCGCTGGGAGCGGACCCCAGGGGGCCGGGCAGGGCCCGGCAGGCAGCCCACGGCGTCGGGAGCTTACCTCCTGACCTGCTGCATCGCTCCCGACGCTGGGCCGGAGCGAGCCTGGGCCGGCAGAAAGCCAGAAGCGGGTGGGCCTGTGCGGACGGCGCACCAGCTAACGGGAGACCTGGGTGTTCTCGGCACCGAGCCGGCCTCCTTCCGCAGCCGGGAGGAGAAATCACCGCGCTCTCAAACGAAAACGTGCCGAAAATGTCCGACAACAGACAATTCGCGAGGACCAAACAGGTTCGGGGAGTAACTGTCTTTTGGCCACAGCCTTGCTGACAGCGGGTCAATGACAGCTCCAATGCTCCAGAAGTGGGTTCAGATCGCAGTCTGCCCCTCTGTGCGACGCTGGGCTCGTCCCTTCTCCGTTTGGCTTCAGTTTCGTTAATTGTCAATGAAGTTCTGGCACGTAGTAAGTACACGAAGTCACCAGCCAAATTTCATGGGTCGTACTTTATTGCCAGAGGCCGCGCGTAACTGGGGGCCATTCTAACCACGGGGGCGGAGATACGTAGAACTGGAGCACACGGATCACTCCAGCCCACGTCTAACCTCACCTGAACCTCCCCGGAAGTAACTGTAGTGTCTTCCGCGTCCGCGCACGCAGAGGCCGCGGGTCCAGACGCGGGGTTGGCTGACCCGGGGCGGGGCCTCTGCGCGCGTGCGCAGTGCGTCCGGGCTGGGCGGAACCAGGGTCACCCTGAGCCACAGACGGCGCCGCGATGCTGAGCAGGTTCCTGGGCCCGCGCTACCGCGAACTGGCCAAGAACTGGTGAGGACGCAGCCCCCGCCCTTCCCGGTCCGCGCCGCCGCCGCACGGCCCCCATCAGTGCGCGCATCACTGCTCCTGGACCGGGGCCTGAATCGTGCCGGGCAACAAACGAAAGAACCAGGCGCAGAGAGGCGGAGCGGTCTGTCCCGGCACACGTATGTGGCGGGCTCTTGACCCCGTGGCCGAGCCGCTCTGAACCTGTTTCCCTGCCTCATACGAGACGCCCACCCTGTCCCCGCCCAGCACCTTCGGCTCAGCTCTTTGGGCCTGAAAACTGGTTCTGTATGTTCCTGGCTGTGCTTTTGACCTTGTGATCTTATTGGGGTGACCTCTGCAGGGGGTTGCCTGGTGTCCACAACGTGAGGCGCTAAGAGGGGCCTACACTTGACAGTCGTGTCCTCGAGCTCTGGCAAGGAAAGGGGTGGGAGATGCTTCTGGATAGTGGCTCTGGCCTTCAGGTAGACACTGTTGGTGGTGAATGACAGCTGAGGCAACCTGGCCGGGAAGGTGAAGGCCATCCCTGGTGTTAGGCGAGAACCACCAGGGCCCATGCAGTCTCTCAGGCTGTTGGCTCGGACTTCCCCTAGCTCAGCTGGTCCAGTCTCATCTGGGCTTGGTCAGAGCAGCGACACATTCATCCAGGCTTTCATTCAGTCAGGAAGCACTTACTGAAAACCCACTATGTGCTAGCATCTAGCACTGTTGGGTGCCAGAGACAATTAGCGATTAACAGAACCTTTGTGGCTGACGACGTTCTAGTCAGTGGACCagagaaagtaaacaaatgagaTCTGTGGTATGAGACTGTGTGTCCTCAGGGGACTGActcaccctctctgtgccttggtctCATCAGTGATACACCCTGATACACCTGCCTCCTTCGGTGTAGGCTGTTGCAGGGATCAGCAAACCACTATAAATTGTGCGCACGGTGCCTGCCCACAAACAGTAGGTGTTGTTACGGTGGTTATAAgcatgggttgtttttttttagcaTCCGATTCCTCAAATAGAACCTTAGACAGATCCCAACATGAAGGCAGATGGGAGTGGTCACTTCAGGGTCTTCTGCATGTACCCACCCTGCAGGATGTGTCCACGTACTGGGCAGGGGCTCAGAATGGGGAGGGGTTCACATGTGCTGCCAGGAGGATGAGTTCCCAGCAGAGCCTGACCTCTGCTGTCCTTTGCAGGATTCCCACAGTGGGCATGTGGGGCACCGTGGGTACCATAGGGCTGGTGTGGGCCACCGACTGGCGGCTGATTCTGGACTGGGTGCCCTACATCAACGGCAAGTTTAAGGACAACTAAACCTACCCTCCTTGGACCTCTCTGGTAAGGCTCAGCAGCTGTTGGCGGTGAGCCCCATGATTCCCGCATGGCAGAGGGGTGAGCTTCCACAAGGTGGGTTCCCTGTGCTTTCAGGGCAGGGAGGCGCACCTGGACTATTCACCCTGGAGAATCCTGCCCGCCGGTGGAGCTCTTGGGTGGGCTCTCCAGGCATCTCCAGCCTATCAGCACAGAGGCCGGCCACGCGTCTCCTAGGTGGCATGGCTAGCTCTGGTTTTGGAACCTGGCTGCAGCGTCTGTGTCCCCCCTCACTGCTCAATGCCTCTTCTCCTGTAAGAACAGGAGCCGAGAGCCCTCTGCTCACTCTCCCTTGTCCCCATGCAGGTGGCTGGTGGCGATGTCTGCTGCGTCTAGAACAACGTGAGCCCTCAGCACAGACCTCAAGGAGGTCCACAGCGTGACTTAGGACTTTCTATAGTTTCCGAAAATAACTTTGATGTGAGTGTACACAGCATTAAACTTCACTTTGAAACCTGCGCCGCCTGGACATGGTGATGCTGGCGACTTGGTTACCCTGACAGTAGTCCTGGTGGCTCGGGTGACCCGGCAGTCCTTTCACCTCCAAAATTTTACAAATCAAGTTGTTTCCCAATCGCTGGCAGAAACTGATTATTTAAGATGTGTTTAATGGATGACACCTGCAAAGTGTATTTATCACTACCTTAAGAAACTGTcctatgaaaaacattttcagtatCTGTGGGTAAGAATTAGGGAGTGATTATCTGGGTGGTCCTGCCTCAGGGTCCCTCATGAGACTACAGTTAAGCTGCTGGTGTGGACCGCCTCATCTTGAAGGCTGTACCAAGGCTAGAGGGGCCCCTTCCAGGATGGCTCCCCGACATGACTGCTAGCAGGAGGCCTCAGCTCCCCCATGGGGCCCCTCCACTGATGgctgccctcccccccacccctccagcgAGTGATCCCAGGGAGAGAGCAGACAGGAGCCACATGTCTTTTATGACCTCCCCTGGGCAGTCTCATTCCATCACTGGATTCTGTTGTCACTGCACATTCCATTTGCTAGGACCACATCCCTgaatccagcccacactcaaggggagggagAATCAGGCTGTTTTGAAAGGAGGAACTTCCGAACTTACAGACGTGTGCAACCATCACATAAAGGGTACAGTGTGGCCTGTCCCCACCCCGGTGCCACTGTGCAGTTCTCTCCAACTCTTGCCAAGTTCTTGAAAATTCTAGCAACTTTCTATACAGAGATAAGCATATCTGAACGTGTTTATCTTtgtaattacaatttttaaaataagaaagtcaTATATGCTGGAAAACACACCTAGCAGCAGTTAAGAGCAGTGCCCTCCACGGAAGGCCAGGATCCCGGAGTCCTGGGTTCGGTACTGAGCTCTGCAGATAGGAATCTAAGGCATCAAACCAGCTTTGTAACCTGGTGACAGGTGCCTGCCTGGCCACTTAGCCCTTCAGTCTGTGAGGGAGCAGCCTTCTCACCAGAGGCAGCAGCTGTCAGCCAGCTGCCCCTTGGGGAACCCTGGAGGATAAGGGGCATAAGGAATCGTGAGAAGTAGCACTCTCctgaagactttaaaataaagtgacACTTGCCTGTTGTAGGGTTGGGTTTCCCGCCCAGGACCTGCCTCCTACCTGAGCAAGAATTACCGGCTGGGCTGGGAAGACACCTGTGAGGGAGAACCAGATGTGCAGACCACCCCTTTGCCTCCTAGGTGGAGTCCGGGGCCTTCCCACCCGCATCCTCCCCACTCACTCAGAGGGCCGTCAGGAGATCCAGCCTGCTCCTGGCGCTGGCCACAGCTGTTCACTCATTGAGCAATCTTAAGCACCTGCCCTGGGCCAGCCAGGCTCTGCCATGTTGGAGCACTGCAGCCAAGGGAGAGACTGAGGGGGGAGCGCCACCTGTATCCCCTGGCTAAGGAGGGGAAGAGGTTTTGGGGAGAGGGAACAAGGGGGGAACGAGGTTCCACAGGAAGATCCTGGACCCCCAGACGACAGATGGTAGATGAACCAAGGTGGAGGTGAGGAGAGGGGGTGTGTATTCCCGGATTCTGAGGCGTCAGAAAAGCGTTGGCTGGGACTTGGGGTGGTCACCGACAGTGGCCACCAGTGAAAGAGACTGGACGTTGGGAGACCAGGGGAGGGGCGAGACAAAGGTCCGGCATTAGATGAGCATCCTAGAAGCAAGGCGAGGATGAGGGGACAGGCACCGGGTTGCAGGGGACACAAGCCGCCTGATGGCGCCCGCAGCAGGGGGGGGCGGTGCCTGGGGTAGGATGCCGCGTGCCAATGTAGGCCCCGCCCCTGTCCGCATGCTGATTGGCGCCGCTGCCGCGGGGCGGAGCCTGCGCGGAGCCTGCGCAACACGCGGCCCCGCGCGCGGGCGGGTGGGCGGAGCGGGCCCCCCGAGCGGGGGCTGGCGAGAGCGGGGAGGGGGCTGAGAGGGCGGCAAAGCCGGCGCGCGcccagctgggggtggagggggcctGCGGGCCGGAACAGCCACGGCAagtggcggtggcggcggcggagGCAGCTGAGGCGGCGGCGGAGACCGGGGgtccgggcggcggcggcggcggcgggccgAGGAGCCGGGCGCGATGGAGCGGAAGAGGTGGGAGTGCCCGGCGCTCCCgcagggctgggagagggaagaagtgcCCAGAAGGTCAGGGCTGTCGGCCGGCCACAGGGATATCTTTTACTATAGGTGAATGAGCGTGTCGGCCGGGCAGGGCCCCAACGGGCGCCTCCCAGCGGCCTGTGCGGCGGCCTGGGCGCCCCGACCCGGGCCGGGGCCTGGGCCCCGCGCGTGCgtcgtgcgtgcgtgcgtgcgtatAGTCGCGCGGCGGGCGCCCGGGCTAGTGCGCGTGCGTGCCCGCGCGGGGcggccctcccccccccccggcccAGTGCGCGTGCGTGCGCGGCGCCCCCCACCCCTCGGCCCAGTGCGCGTGCGCCCCGTAGCGCGGCCGCATGGCGTGCGGACTGGCCCCGGGCGATCCCGTAGCGGCCTTTGTTGTGCGGCCGCGACCAACCTGTCAACGGGCGGAGGGGCGCTCGGCGCGGGCCGGACGCCGctgggaggcgggggtgggggctgggttgTCCCTTTGATTCGCGTCGCGCGTTCTAGGAGCTGTGCGCAGCCCGATGTGGTTGGCGATCAGGGATTTCGGGGAACAGGGTTTCCTCTGGTGGCCCGGGAGGACGTGCTAGGAATGTACGTTCCTGGTCCTTTCCCAGGGTGACCGGGCCCCCGGAGCTGCGTGTTTTTAAAGGGCCGCCCCTCCCCATCTTTAAACGTGTTCCGAGGGcgccttcccccgcccccccaacccccctcgcTTGTGGTGTTTTCTCCGTTCGCAGAGATGCGGGAACGTGAGACCTGCACGCACGTTATTGGTCTGGGGCTTTCAGAGTTCTACCCCAAATTGGAGGGAGGGGCTGCCTTCGTCTCAGGAGAAGTGGCCGGAGTCCCCTCCGTGGAACAAAGAATTAGTGGGAGGCTCGCAGCCCAACCCCAGACGGTGTGCCACCTGC comes from Rhinolophus ferrumequinum isolate MPI-CBG mRhiFer1 chromosome 18, mRhiFer1_v1.p, whole genome shotgun sequence and encodes:
- the LOC117037575 gene encoding cytochrome b-c1 complex subunit 10 is translated as MLSRFLGPRYRELAKNWIPTVGMWGTVGTIGLVWATDWRLILDWVPYINGKFKDN